A genomic segment from Anaerolineales bacterium encodes:
- a CDS encoding 2-oxo acid dehydrogenase subunit E2: MATEVILPMLGETMNEGTIVAWLKQEGELVQPGDVLYTVESDKATLEVEAPAAGYLRRIVAPAGSTVAVLSVVAYLTATLEEVVSPPAGQVAAAPRPAGAVPRASEAAASDRGPASPAPLPAGRLAASPRARRAARERSLDLTRLTGSGPGGRIVERDLDAAPSGPRLTPVAARMASDLKLRLAGIAGTGPGGRITRRDLESAEVAAPSVATLEPLSRTQRIMAERMIASFTSAPHFYLHAEVNARRLLAVRQDLLPILESGHGLRVTISDLLVLICARALVRHPQAMAQYTPDGLRLAPGIHIGVATDTPNGLVVPVIHGADQLLLPDLVRRRTELVERARAGKSLPQDFDGGVFTLSNLGASRVDSFDAILNPPQAAILAVGRITERPFAEGGAMVLTPTLKLSLAVDHRVLDGASAARFLDDVVSLLEAPAQALA, from the coding sequence ATGGCCACCGAAGTCATTCTGCCCATGCTGGGCGAGACGATGAACGAGGGCACGATCGTCGCCTGGCTCAAACAGGAAGGCGAGCTCGTCCAGCCGGGCGACGTGCTCTACACCGTCGAGTCGGACAAGGCCACGCTCGAGGTCGAGGCGCCAGCGGCCGGCTACCTGCGCCGCATCGTTGCGCCCGCCGGATCGACCGTCGCGGTCCTGTCGGTCGTCGCCTACCTCACCGCGACTCTGGAGGAGGTCGTCTCCCCTCCGGCGGGCCAGGTCGCGGCTGCGCCCCGTCCCGCCGGAGCCGTGCCGCGGGCATCGGAAGCCGCCGCCTCGGACCGCGGCCCGGCATCCCCCGCCCCGCTTCCCGCCGGGCGACTCGCCGCCAGCCCGCGCGCCCGGCGCGCGGCGCGTGAACGCAGCCTGGACCTGACGCGCCTCACTGGCAGCGGCCCGGGTGGCCGCATCGTCGAACGCGATCTGGACGCCGCGCCCTCTGGGCCGCGCCTGACCCCCGTCGCCGCACGCATGGCCAGCGATCTCAAGCTCCGCTTGGCCGGCATCGCCGGCACCGGCCCCGGGGGCCGGATCACGCGCCGCGATCTTGAGTCGGCAGAGGTCGCCGCCCCATCCGTAGCGACGCTCGAGCCGCTCAGCCGCACACAGCGCATCATGGCCGAGCGCATGATCGCCTCGTTCACCTCGGCGCCGCACTTCTACCTGCATGCCGAGGTCAACGCCCGCCGCTTGCTGGCCGTGCGCCAGGACCTTTTGCCGATCCTGGAGTCCGGGCACGGATTGCGGGTGACGATCTCCGACCTGCTTGTCCTGATCTGCGCCCGCGCCCTGGTCCGTCATCCGCAGGCCATGGCCCAGTACACTCCGGACGGCCTGCGCCTGGCGCCGGGCATCCATATCGGTGTCGCCACCGACACGCCCAATGGCCTGGTCGTCCCGGTGATCCATGGCGCCGACCAACTTCTGCTTCCGGACCTTGTGCGCAGGCGCACGGAACTGGTCGAGCGCGCCCGTGCCGGCAAGTCGCTGCCGCAGGATTTCGACGGCGGCGTCTTCACCCTCAGCAACCTGGGCGCCTCACGCGTCGATTCCTTCGACGCCATCCTCAACCCGCCGCAGGCCGCCATCCTGGCCGTCGGCCGCATCACCGAACGGCCGTTTGCCGAAGGCGGAGCGATGGTCCTGACGCCGACGCTCAAGCTCAGCCTGGCGGTCGACCACCGCGTCCTGGATGGCGCCAGTGCGGCGCGCTTCCTCGACGACGTGGTGTCACTGCTCGAAGCTCCGGCCCAGGCTTTGGCCTAG
- a CDS encoding alpha-ketoacid dehydrogenase subunit beta: MIRDPKVFLMGEDIGPYGGAYGATRGLIEEFGDERVRDTPISEATIGGAAVGAAMAGLRPVAEIMYVDFTPLAMDQIANQGAKNRYMFGGKTTVPMVIRTEGGAGRNIAAHHSQSLEALWTHFPGIYVVMPATPYDAKGLLKAAIRDDNPVMFIEHKMLYGLEGLVPEEDYIIPYGVADVKRKGKDVTLITYSRMVHRALEAAEKLAPEGISVEVVDLRTLKPLDMDTVAASVRKTGRVVGLTEGYKTGSFISELAMRIQEELFDWLDAPIVRVCAADVPVPMSDPLEDAAIPNVARIIAGVRQALQ; this comes from the coding sequence ATGATCCGCGATCCGAAGGTCTTCCTGATGGGCGAGGACATCGGCCCGTACGGCGGGGCCTACGGCGCCACGCGCGGCCTGATCGAGGAGTTCGGCGACGAGCGCGTGCGCGACACGCCGATCTCTGAGGCCACCATCGGCGGCGCGGCGGTGGGTGCGGCGATGGCTGGCCTGCGGCCGGTGGCCGAGATCATGTACGTCGACTTCACGCCGTTGGCCATGGACCAGATCGCCAACCAGGGCGCCAAGAACCGCTACATGTTCGGCGGGAAAACGACCGTGCCGATGGTCATCCGCACTGAGGGCGGCGCCGGCCGCAACATCGCCGCCCACCACTCGCAGTCGCTCGAGGCGCTGTGGACGCACTTCCCCGGCATCTACGTCGTCATGCCCGCCACGCCCTACGATGCCAAGGGACTACTCAAGGCCGCCATCCGTGACGACAACCCGGTGATGTTCATCGAGCATAAGATGCTCTACGGCCTCGAAGGCCTCGTGCCGGAGGAGGACTACATTATCCCCTACGGTGTGGCCGATGTGAAACGCAAGGGCAAGGACGTCACGCTAATCACCTACTCGCGCATGGTCCACCGCGCCCTGGAGGCGGCCGAGAAGCTGGCGCCCGAGGGCATCAGCGTCGAGGTCGTCGACCTGCGCACGCTCAAGCCGCTCGACATGGACACCGTTGCGGCTTCGGTGCGCAAGACCGGCCGCGTCGTCGGCCTGACCGAAGGCTACAAGACCGGCTCGTTCATCAGCGAACTGGCGATGCGCATCCAGGAGGAGCTGTTCGACTGGCTCGACGCGCCGATCGTGCGCGTGTGCGCCGCCGACGTCCCCGTGCCGATGAGCGACCCGCTGGAGGACGCCGCCATTCCCAACGTGGCGCGCATCATCGCCGGCGTGCGCCAGGCACTGCAGTAG
- a CDS encoding GNAT family N-acetyltransferase, whose protein sequence is MSPPQEIAYRQLITLADGARILLRPLTAEDQQPLLALYSNLTPEDRRYMRHDVDDPGAVGSWVDDLDYDVVYPLVAMVGERMVGHTSLHLNTGPARHRAEVRVFLAKDFRGRGLGTRLLQAIIDLAKRRSLYLLEAEVAAERTSDVRAFQKLGFEAKCTYEDYFMLPDGTFMDAVHLILRLRTGAQEF, encoded by the coding sequence TCACCCTGGCCGACGGGGCGCGCATCCTGCTGCGCCCGCTGACGGCCGAGGACCAGCAGCCGCTGCTGGCCCTGTATTCCAACCTGACGCCGGAAGACCGGCGCTACATGCGGCATGACGTCGACGATCCGGGCGCCGTCGGGTCCTGGGTCGATGATCTCGACTACGACGTTGTCTACCCACTCGTCGCCATGGTCGGCGAGCGCATGGTCGGACATACCAGCCTGCACCTGAACACCGGCCCAGCCCGGCACCGGGCCGAAGTGCGCGTCTTCCTGGCCAAGGATTTCCGCGGCCGCGGCCTGGGAACCCGGCTGCTGCAGGCGATCATCGATCTGGCCAAACGGCGCAGCCTGTACCTGCTCGAAGCCGAGGTCGCCGCCGAGCGCACCAGCGACGTGCGCGCCTTCCAGAAGCTCGGTTTTGAGGCCAAGTGCACCTACGAGGACTACTTCATGCTCCCGGACGGCACCTTTATGGATGCCGTGCATTTGATCCTTCGTCTGCGGACCGGGGCGCAGGAGTTCTAG
- a CDS encoding aspartate/glutamate racemase family protein, whose amino-acid sequence MARTLVFVHTVPSLVDLFTRLSRELLPNDVEIWHIADEILLKVVLAQGGLSAFIHQRVAEHAVSAEHAGAAVVQLTCSSISPCAETARSRVRIPVLTVDEPMVDRALELGARIGVAATAPTTLRPTSDLLRARAQAAGKDVQIEARLAEGAYAALFGGDPSRHDAIVRQTIEDLLQRNDVVVLAQASMARVVEALPPETLACPILTSPRLALEHAARVLREPPA is encoded by the coding sequence ATGGCACGAACGCTGGTCTTCGTCCACACCGTCCCCTCGCTGGTCGACCTGTTCACACGCCTCAGCCGCGAGCTGCTCCCGAACGACGTCGAGATCTGGCACATCGCCGACGAGATCCTGCTCAAGGTCGTCCTGGCACAGGGAGGGCTTTCAGCCTTCATCCATCAGCGCGTCGCCGAACACGCGGTCTCGGCCGAGCACGCCGGGGCGGCGGTCGTACAGCTCACCTGCTCGTCGATCTCCCCGTGCGCCGAGACCGCCCGGTCGCGGGTGCGCATTCCGGTCCTCACGGTCGATGAGCCAATGGTCGATCGGGCGCTGGAGCTTGGCGCGCGCATCGGCGTGGCGGCGACGGCGCCGACGACGCTCCGCCCGACAAGCGACCTGCTTCGCGCACGCGCCCAGGCAGCCGGGAAGGATGTCCAGATCGAGGCGCGCCTGGCGGAGGGCGCCTATGCCGCCCTCTTCGGCGGCGACCCCTCGCGGCACGACGCCATCGTCCGCCAGACGATCGAGGACCTGCTCCAGCGCAACGACGTCGTCGTGCTGGCGCAGGCGTCGATGGCGCGCGTCGTTGAAGCGCTTCCGCCCGAGACGCTGGCCTGCCCGATCCTCACCAGTCCCCGACTGGCGCTCGAACACGCCGCCCGCGTCCTCCGCGAGCCCCCCGCTTGA